A window from Leptothermofonsia sichuanensis E412 encodes these proteins:
- a CDS encoding ABC transporter substrate-binding protein → MAMKLRSLLTYVSIFLIGLILTASCTNPAVYIKTTSEEAIATASTGAGETRLGFSAWPGWFPWQVAKEQRIFEANNASVSLKWFDGYLESISTLTAQQIEANSQTLNDTISSVSGGADQVVVLVNDNSTGNDKIIVREGINSIADLKGKKVAAEEGAVDHFLLLLGLKKAGLSQNDLQFVPLETGKAASAFVGGQVDAVAVFAPFTTQALKRPGSKELFSSADFPGAIPDHLVVTRKLVDENPQQVQALVDTWFATLDYMKKNPDQATEIMAKRANVSVAEYNDYARGTTIFTLEDNLKAFQPGNDMSSLMYAASQMTTFLEEVGLAKEKPDLSKLFDDRFIKAYAEREKKT, encoded by the coding sequence ATGGCAATGAAACTACGATCGCTACTCACCTATGTCAGCATTTTTCTAATTGGACTGATCCTGACTGCAAGCTGCACAAATCCTGCTGTTTACATCAAAACCACCAGCGAAGAGGCGATCGCTACTGCCAGTACGGGCGCTGGAGAAACTCGATTAGGATTCAGTGCCTGGCCCGGCTGGTTTCCCTGGCAGGTTGCTAAAGAACAGAGAATTTTTGAAGCAAATAATGCATCCGTTTCCTTGAAATGGTTTGATGGCTACCTGGAATCTATCAGTACCCTGACTGCCCAGCAAATTGAAGCAAACAGCCAGACCCTGAATGACACCATCAGTTCTGTATCAGGAGGGGCAGATCAGGTGGTAGTCCTGGTGAATGACAACTCCACGGGTAATGACAAAATCATTGTTCGAGAAGGAATTAACAGTATTGCTGATTTGAAAGGCAAGAAAGTTGCCGCCGAAGAAGGAGCCGTCGATCATTTTCTGCTGCTGTTGGGCTTGAAAAAAGCAGGACTGAGTCAGAATGACCTGCAATTTGTGCCGCTGGAAACGGGCAAAGCTGCCTCTGCTTTTGTGGGTGGGCAGGTCGATGCAGTCGCCGTATTTGCGCCCTTCACCACCCAGGCACTCAAACGCCCTGGAAGCAAAGAACTTTTCAGCTCCGCCGACTTTCCAGGTGCGATTCCAGACCATCTTGTGGTCACCCGCAAACTGGTAGATGAAAACCCGCAACAGGTGCAGGCACTGGTCGATACCTGGTTTGCCACCCTTGACTACATGAAGAAAAATCCAGACCAGGCAACGGAAATTATGGCGAAACGAGCTAACGTCAGCGTTGCCGAATACAACGACTATGCCAGAGGCACCACAATCTTTACCCTTGAAGACAACCTGAAAGCCTTCCAACCAGGCAATGATATGAGTTCGTTGATGTACGCCGCCAGCCAAATGACCACCTTCTTAGAAGAAGTTGGGCTTGCCAAAGAGAAACCCGATCTCAGCAAGTTGTTCGACGATCGCTTCATCAAGGCATATGCAGAGAGAGAGAAGAAGACTTAG
- a CDS encoding IS1 family transposase (programmed frameshift), which translates to MVLEPIHCPVCDGIEVIKHGTTPDGKQRYFCQNSGCHRRTFILQYTYQGYLPEVKQQISDMAMNGSGIRDTARVLHISPTTVIEELKKDRQLKAVNELKLAELEPAQSIVKLCQWEDTEVEADEMWSFVQSKAQQRWLWHAIDHHSGKILAYVLATHQDEAFLQLKALLEPFGIMQFYTDGWGTYERQLDPSLHTVGKQNTQKIERKHLTLRTRLKRLARKTICFSKSILMHDIVIGLFINRYEFGFAI; encoded by the exons ATGGTATTAGAACCAATTCACTGCCCTGTGTGTGATGGGATTGAGGTGATCAAACACGGCACAACACCAGACGGCAAACAGCGCTACTTTTGTCAAAACTCAGGATGCCATCGGCGCACCTTTATTTTGCAATACACCTATCAAGGGTATCTGCCTGAAGTCAAGCAACAAATCAGCGATATGGCAATGAATGGGAGTGGGATTCGAGACACTGCCCGTGTCCTTCACATTAGTCCAACGACGGTGATTGAGGAATTA AAAAAAGATCGTCAACTCAAAGCCGTGAATGAACTCAAACTGGCTGAGTTGGAACCCGCTCAAAGCATCGTAAAGCTTTGCCAGTGGGAAGATACAGAGGTAGAAGCCGATGAAATGTGGAGTTTTGTCCAGTCTAAAGCCCAGCAACGTTGGTTATGGCATGCAATTGACCATCACAGTGGAAAAATATTAGCTTATGTGTTGGCGACGCATCAAGATGAAGCATTCCTCCAACTCAAAGCGTTATTAGAACCGTTTGGAATTATGCAGTTTTACACAGATGGTTGGGGAACCTATGAGCGGCAGCTTGACCCAAGTCTTCATACCGTTGGCAAACAGAACACGCAGAAGATTGAGCGTAAGCATTTGACTTTACGCACGCGCTTGAAGCGATTAGCTCGCAAAACTATTTGCTTTTCTAAGTCCATTCTGATGCATGACATTGTGATTGGGCTATTTATTAACCGTTATGAGTTTGGTTTTGCTATCTAA
- a CDS encoding ABC transporter permease, whose protein sequence is MITSIGLPLVLWWLVTTFGNVDPKFLPSPADVINAFGRLWSTRELLKDTVASLWRVGVGFLLAAICSIPVGVLMGSFSSIRALLEPLFGLMRYMPAPAFIPLLILYLGIGEEPKIMLIFIGVFFFNSLMVMDTVKFVPKDLIEATYTLGGNRLQTLLQVIFPYVLPGIIDACRINLAAAWQLVIVSELIAATEGLGRRISVAGRFLKTDEIFVGLIVIGVIGLSFDMLFQYLLRVSCKWASQKR, encoded by the coding sequence ATGATCACATCGATCGGGTTACCTCTGGTGCTCTGGTGGTTGGTGACGACCTTTGGCAATGTTGATCCAAAATTCCTACCATCCCCCGCCGATGTGATCAATGCCTTTGGGCGATTGTGGAGCACCCGCGAACTGCTCAAAGATACCGTTGCCAGTTTGTGGCGGGTAGGGGTTGGATTTCTGTTAGCTGCCATATGTTCCATTCCGGTCGGCGTATTGATGGGAAGTTTTTCCAGCATTCGGGCATTGCTGGAACCGCTGTTTGGTTTGATGCGCTACATGCCTGCTCCGGCATTTATCCCTCTACTGATCCTGTATCTGGGAATTGGGGAAGAACCCAAAATTATGCTCATCTTCATTGGGGTCTTTTTCTTTAACTCCCTCATGGTGATGGATACCGTGAAGTTTGTCCCCAAGGATTTGATTGAGGCAACCTATACCCTGGGCGGAAATCGTTTACAGACCTTGCTCCAGGTCATCTTTCCCTACGTGCTTCCCGGCATTATTGATGCCTGCCGAATTAACCTGGCTGCTGCCTGGCAGTTGGTGATTGTCTCTGAATTGATTGCCGCGACCGAAGGTTTGGGACGTCGGATCAGTGTTGCGGGTCGGTTTCTGAAAACAGATGAAATCTTTGTTGGCTTAATTGTGATTGGTGTGATTGGACTGTCATTTGACATGCTGTTCCAGTACCTGTTGCGAGTCTCCTGCAAATGGGCATCTCAAAAACGCTAA
- a CDS encoding ABC transporter ATP-binding protein codes for MFLEINHLHKHFTTREGTLVVLKDINMGIQQGEFICAVGASGSGKSTLLRQIAGLDTPTIGEVRVDGQLVTAPGPDRGMVFQHYTLYPWMNVQDNTEFGLKLQGVPRKERREKASYYLEVVGLAQFAKALPKELSGGMKQRVAIARALASEPKVLLMDEPFGALDIHTRESMHEFMLDLWQRTNLTVFMITHDVEEAVFLSNRIYALGARPGTVRREMTITLPERTHHVKRHATFHDYRDELMDLMRGHGKEASEATAIA; via the coding sequence ATGTTTCTAGAAATCAATCACCTGCATAAACACTTCACTACCAGGGAAGGAACTCTGGTAGTTTTGAAAGACATCAACATGGGAATTCAGCAGGGGGAGTTTATCTGTGCGGTGGGAGCATCAGGTTCAGGGAAGTCAACCCTACTGCGCCAGATTGCGGGGTTGGATACTCCAACAATCGGAGAAGTCCGGGTTGATGGTCAACTTGTGACTGCCCCTGGACCGGATCGCGGCATGGTATTTCAGCATTACACGCTCTATCCCTGGATGAATGTGCAGGACAACACCGAGTTTGGGTTGAAATTGCAGGGGGTGCCCAGGAAGGAGCGGCGTGAGAAAGCCAGCTATTACCTGGAGGTTGTGGGGTTAGCCCAATTTGCAAAGGCACTCCCTAAGGAACTGTCCGGAGGGATGAAACAGCGGGTGGCGATCGCCCGTGCCCTGGCGTCGGAACCCAAAGTACTGTTGATGGATGAGCCATTCGGTGCCCTGGATATTCATACCAGAGAATCAATGCACGAATTCATGCTGGATCTGTGGCAGCGCACCAACCTGACTGTGTTTATGATTACCCATGATGTGGAAGAAGCCGTTTTCCTGTCCAATCGAATTTATGCGCTGGGTGCCCGTCCAGGCACGGTGCGGCGTGAAATGACCATCACCCTGCCGGAACGCACCCATCATGTGAAGCGCCATGCCACCTTCCATGACTATCGAGATGAGTTAATGGATCTGATGCGGGGCCATGGGAAGGAGGCAAGTGAAGCAACGGCGATCGCTTAG
- a CDS encoding NB-ARC domain-containing protein produces MHVEDALQYVETLLTRRGKRLNDVQRAVFRGSWLGKSYKEIRRDCPGCSLGYITKDVGPGLWNQLSEVLGEEVTKKKLHGPVERSQSHQFLPVGVATGSPPALSGRLDPAPAQPTTIQREQWLPVSPPPVSPAEVEEDSPWPDVTTQQDWGSAPDVSQFYGRSRELEQLKQWMTLAECRLITICGMGGVGKTDLAVKLAQQMRDQYDFVIWRSLHRWQSLHRPPLLDELVTDLTQFFSNQEDTGRDLSQLMHYLSHQPCLIVLDGFEALLQGGVYYGSYRAGYESYGELLRWVGRSAHQSCLVLTSREKPQDVARMEGEARPVRSYPLEGLGELGGRQIFFAKGAFSGSEADWNTLIRRYVGNPLALNVIATRVREVFGGEVTRFLHEIEQETPIFGELCEVLNQQFERLSDLERQILRCLASHPEPAAVNDIQSLIESLPRMQVQEGLQSLLRRSLIELDSSRYSLHPLMMEYVLRNQE; encoded by the coding sequence ATGCATGTTGAAGACGCGCTCCAGTATGTTGAAACGCTGCTTACCCGGCGGGGAAAACGGCTGAATGATGTGCAAAGAGCTGTGTTCCGGGGTTCCTGGTTGGGTAAAAGTTATAAGGAAATCCGGCGAGATTGTCCGGGGTGCAGTTTAGGGTATATCACCAAAGATGTGGGTCCTGGTTTGTGGAACCAGCTCAGTGAGGTACTGGGTGAGGAAGTGACCAAGAAAAAGCTGCATGGACCCGTGGAGCGATCGCAGTCCCACCAGTTCTTGCCAGTCGGTGTCGCCACTGGTTCACCGCCGGCACTATCCGGTCGGCTGGACCCGGCCCCAGCCCAACCGACAACGATTCAGCGTGAGCAATGGCTGCCAGTTTCCCCCCCGCCAGTTTCCCCCGCTGAGGTTGAAGAAGATAGTCCCTGGCCCGATGTCACCACCCAGCAGGACTGGGGTTCTGCTCCCGATGTCTCACAGTTTTATGGGCGCAGTCGCGAACTGGAACAGTTGAAACAGTGGATGACCCTTGCCGAATGTCGGCTGATCACCATTTGTGGCATGGGTGGAGTTGGCAAAACGGACCTGGCCGTAAAACTGGCACAGCAAATGCGAGATCAATACGATTTCGTCATCTGGCGATCGCTCCACCGTTGGCAATCCCTCCATCGTCCTCCCCTGCTGGATGAATTGGTGACCGATCTGACCCAGTTTTTCTCAAACCAGGAAGATACGGGTCGTGATCTGTCTCAGCTTATGCATTACTTGAGTCACCAGCCCTGTCTGATCGTACTGGATGGGTTTGAGGCTTTGTTGCAGGGTGGTGTTTATTACGGCTCTTACCGGGCTGGTTACGAATCCTATGGTGAATTGCTGCGGTGGGTTGGCAGAAGTGCCCATCAAAGTTGTCTTGTGCTCACCAGCCGCGAGAAGCCGCAGGATGTCGCCCGCATGGAAGGGGAAGCCCGTCCGGTGCGTTCTTACCCGCTGGAGGGGTTGGGTGAACTGGGGGGGCGGCAAATTTTCTTTGCAAAGGGAGCATTTTCAGGCTCCGAAGCGGACTGGAACACCCTGATCCGACGTTATGTCGGCAATCCCCTGGCTTTGAATGTCATTGCGACCAGGGTTCGAGAGGTGTTTGGGGGCGAGGTCACCCGGTTTCTGCATGAAATTGAGCAGGAAACGCCTATTTTTGGAGAACTGTGCGAAGTCCTGAACCAGCAATTTGAGCGCCTGTCAGATCTGGAAAGACAGATCCTGCGTTGTCTGGCCAGCCATCCTGAACCGGCAGCCGTTAATGATATCCAATCCCTGATCGAATCATTACCCCGAATGCAGGTGCAGGAGGGTTTGCAGTCGCTCTTGCGGCGATCGCTGATCGAACTCGACTCTTCCCGCTACTCCCTTCATCCCCTGATGATGGAGTATGTGTTGAGAAACCAGGAATAA
- a CDS encoding NfeD family protein: MLNLRRWFASGLSTPMQEFATVPPFPFKAMPSVNTYRDDRFEAIVTQSINPGRTGQVKFKGSWWNARCGQDFTLVEGQVVDVVDRRGNTLYVEPVQPVQRLPERSLGLDHCLDR; the protein is encoded by the coding sequence ATGCTAAATCTTCGTCGTTGGTTCGCCAGTGGGTTGTCTACCCCAATGCAGGAATTTGCTACTGTCCCCCCATTCCCCTTCAAGGCGATGCCATCAGTGAATACCTATCGGGACGATCGCTTTGAAGCCATTGTGACCCAGTCCATTAATCCAGGCAGAACCGGACAGGTCAAATTTAAGGGATCCTGGTGGAATGCCCGCTGTGGTCAGGATTTTACCCTGGTGGAGGGGCAGGTCGTCGATGTCGTCGATCGCCGCGGTAATACGCTTTACGTTGAACCAGTCCAACCAGTTCAAAGACTTCCTGAAAGGAGTCTGGGACTTGACCATTGCCTCGACCGTTAA